Proteins co-encoded in one Corynebacterium tuberculostearicum genomic window:
- a CDS encoding DUF3710 domain-containing protein, which translates to MGIWPFGKKKDEEKKAQEKPAAQSEKPADPTSADAEAQETYAPVGDTAADAAAASGNEPREFAHDAINGQTGPFDGDSVDIETFDFSDFSIGVLDLGSLRIPLPKESQVQVEMGEQGPRMLHIVTKVGRITPVAFAAPRKPGQWAESVEEIKEGMSRDGLTVTTEPGPWGAEVVGKNDNGQVRVIGADGPRWMLRMTLAAPAGMEADLADMAREVAARTFVYRGEDPILAGNALPVIMPEQLVEQVKQAMDQRQQEQQAAANAQDHPENGVGGPDPAAEAEAEQHLRDLGGTPQQGENGSSPQNPDEGSAPNSKN; encoded by the coding sequence ATGGGAATCTGGCCCTTTGGCAAGAAGAAAGACGAAGAAAAGAAGGCTCAGGAAAAGCCTGCAGCACAAAGCGAAAAGCCGGCGGACCCCACGTCCGCGGATGCAGAGGCGCAGGAGACCTATGCTCCAGTAGGCGACACCGCAGCAGATGCCGCGGCGGCTTCTGGCAATGAACCCCGCGAGTTTGCACATGATGCCATCAATGGCCAGACCGGCCCCTTTGATGGCGACTCCGTCGATATCGAGACCTTTGATTTCAGCGACTTTTCCATTGGCGTATTAGATCTGGGGTCCCTGCGCATCCCACTGCCAAAGGAATCCCAGGTACAGGTGGAAATGGGCGAACAAGGCCCACGAATGCTGCACATCGTGACCAAGGTAGGCCGAATTACTCCAGTAGCCTTTGCCGCCCCACGTAAGCCAGGCCAGTGGGCAGAATCTGTGGAGGAAATCAAGGAGGGCATGAGCCGCGACGGTCTTACCGTTACTACCGAGCCAGGCCCTTGGGGTGCTGAGGTCGTGGGCAAGAACGACAACGGTCAGGTTCGCGTCATCGGTGCAGACGGTCCGCGCTGGATGCTGCGCATGACCTTGGCCGCGCCGGCCGGTATGGAAGCAGACCTAGCAGACATGGCCCGCGAGGTTGCTGCCCGTACCTTCGTCTACCGCGGGGAAGACCCCATACTGGCGGGAAATGCCTTGCCGGTCATCATGCCTGAGCAGCTGGTAGAGCAGGTCAAGCAGGCCATGGACCAGCGCCAGCAAGAACAGCAGGCAGCCGCTAATGCTCAAGACCACCCAGAAAACGGCGTGGGCGGCCCCGACCCTGCGGCAGAAGCAGAGGCGGAACAACACTTGCGCGATTTGGGCGGTACCCCACAACAGGGTGAGAATGGATCGTCCCCGCAGAATCCCGATGAGGGATCTGCACCTAATTCCAAGAACTAG
- the ppgK gene encoding polyphosphate--glucose phosphotransferase, whose amino-acid sequence MTTLSGHSFGIDIGGSGIKGAEVDLATGEFVGERMKIATPQPSTPHDVAKVVAHIVQEKQWDGPVGITLPSVVRNQEVETAANISKDWIGVNATELFADYLDADFAVLNDADAAGIAEVAYGEDIAKQSSVIFLTLGTGIGSAFFLDGQLFPNTELGHLTVGDDEAEKIASSAVKDREELKYKQWTKRLNKVLAEYEKLFNPQAFLIGGGISRKFEKWGPHLDIETPVMPAQLRNRAGIVGAAMAAVEGLKP is encoded by the coding sequence ATGACTACTCTTTCTGGCCATTCCTTCGGCATCGATATCGGCGGCTCCGGCATTAAAGGCGCTGAGGTGGACCTTGCCACCGGCGAATTCGTGGGTGAACGCATGAAGATCGCCACCCCACAGCCATCTACGCCGCACGATGTTGCCAAGGTGGTAGCCCACATCGTGCAGGAAAAACAGTGGGACGGCCCCGTTGGCATCACCCTGCCTTCCGTGGTTCGCAACCAAGAAGTCGAGACTGCGGCAAATATTTCCAAGGACTGGATTGGGGTCAACGCCACAGAACTCTTTGCGGACTACCTGGATGCAGATTTTGCCGTGCTTAACGACGCCGACGCGGCGGGAATAGCCGAGGTCGCCTACGGAGAGGACATCGCCAAGCAGAGCTCCGTAATTTTCCTAACCCTGGGCACCGGTATCGGTTCGGCCTTCTTCCTGGACGGCCAGTTGTTCCCCAATACCGAACTGGGGCACCTCACGGTGGGCGATGACGAGGCTGAGAAAATTGCGTCCTCGGCCGTAAAGGACCGCGAGGAACTCAAGTACAAGCAGTGGACTAAACGGCTCAACAAGGTCCTCGCGGAATATGAAAAGCTCTTTAACCCGCAGGCCTTCCTCATCGGGGGTGGGATTTCCCGCAAGTTTGAAAAGTGGGGCCCACACCTTGATATTGAAACCCCCGTCATGCCTGCACAACTGCGCAATCGCGCAGGAATTGTCGGAGCAGCGATGGCGGCGGTAGAAGGTTTGAAACCATAA
- the dxs gene encoding 1-deoxy-D-xylulose-5-phosphate synthase, producing MTILDTINSPQDLKALSADKLEELAAEIRQRLIDKVSVTGGHLGPNLGVVELTIALHRVFDSPREPIMFDTSHQSYVHKMLTGRTDQFDTLRQKDGLSGYTDRGESEHDWTESSHASASLSTVDGLSKAFKIRGDGHRNVIGVVGDGALTGGMCWEALNNISEDKGRNAVIVVNDNGRSYSPTIGGISENLGRIRSQHGYDELMEQGKRRLKQMGWVGERAFDALHAMKEGVKSTVLPTEIFPELGMKYIGPINGHDIDALVHALTYARDYEGPIIVHVVTEKGHGFAPAVNEPKDQMHSTGAIDPVTGVAKGTKQPGWTAAFSKELLAAAEKREDIVAITAAMAGPTGLAPFQERFPDRFFDVGIAEQHAMTSASGLALGGMHPVVAVYSTFLNRAVDQVIMDIALLKLPVTIVLDRSGVTGSDGASHNGVWDMALMSIVPGMHIAAPRDGARLRELFRESLEIESGPSIVRFPKGNLLPDMEAVDTLGDGVDILHYGESDAGEDTPEVLIVSIGAMSARSLEAAKLLGEQGINVTVIDPRWVAPVAGSVVALAADHDLVVTAEDGLIRGGIGSMIAEALSAAEVDTPVRRLGAPGYFPKHGSRGEVLEEFGLTPQLIASSIVEWVENLTADATALD from the coding sequence ATGACTATCTTGGATACCATTAACTCGCCGCAGGACCTCAAGGCACTGTCTGCAGACAAGCTTGAGGAGCTGGCGGCAGAGATTCGGCAGCGCCTCATTGACAAGGTCTCCGTCACGGGCGGACATCTGGGGCCTAACTTGGGCGTGGTGGAATTGACCATTGCGTTGCACCGCGTATTTGATTCTCCGCGCGAGCCCATTATGTTTGATACTTCGCACCAGTCCTATGTGCATAAGATGCTGACTGGGCGCACGGATCAATTCGATACCTTGCGGCAAAAGGACGGCCTTTCGGGGTATACGGACCGCGGCGAGTCCGAGCATGACTGGACCGAGTCCTCCCACGCTTCGGCGTCGCTGTCTACGGTTGATGGCTTGTCTAAGGCCTTCAAGATTCGCGGCGACGGTCACCGCAATGTCATCGGTGTTGTCGGCGATGGCGCCCTCACCGGCGGCATGTGCTGGGAGGCGTTAAACAATATCTCTGAGGATAAGGGGCGCAATGCGGTCATCGTGGTCAATGACAACGGCCGTAGCTATTCGCCCACTATCGGTGGCATTTCCGAAAACCTAGGCCGCATCCGCTCCCAGCACGGCTATGACGAGCTCATGGAGCAAGGAAAGCGCCGCCTGAAGCAAATGGGCTGGGTAGGCGAGCGGGCCTTTGATGCCTTGCATGCCATGAAGGAGGGCGTTAAGTCCACAGTCTTGCCCACGGAGATATTCCCAGAACTAGGCATGAAATATATCGGCCCAATCAATGGCCACGATATTGATGCCTTGGTGCACGCGCTGACGTATGCGCGCGATTATGAAGGTCCCATTATCGTGCACGTGGTCACCGAAAAAGGCCATGGCTTTGCTCCGGCCGTAAATGAGCCGAAGGATCAGATGCATTCCACTGGTGCCATTGACCCAGTCACCGGAGTGGCAAAGGGGACCAAACAGCCTGGCTGGACCGCAGCCTTCTCGAAAGAGCTTTTGGCCGCTGCTGAAAAGCGTGAGGATATCGTAGCTATTACCGCTGCCATGGCTGGGCCAACCGGCCTCGCGCCATTCCAGGAACGGTTCCCAGATCGTTTCTTTGATGTTGGAATTGCGGAGCAGCACGCAATGACCTCTGCTTCTGGCCTTGCGCTCGGCGGCATGCACCCTGTGGTGGCGGTATACTCCACCTTCTTGAATCGTGCAGTGGACCAAGTAATTATGGATATTGCGCTGCTCAAGCTGCCGGTGACCATAGTGCTGGATCGGTCCGGGGTCACCGGTTCCGATGGTGCGTCCCACAATGGTGTGTGGGATATGGCCCTTATGAGCATCGTGCCAGGCATGCATATCGCCGCGCCCCGCGATGGCGCGCGCCTGCGCGAGCTTTTCCGAGAGTCACTAGAAATTGAGTCCGGCCCCTCCATTGTCCGGTTCCCCAAGGGAAACCTGCTGCCAGATATGGAAGCGGTGGATACTTTGGGCGATGGCGTGGATATTTTGCACTATGGAGAATCCGATGCGGGCGAGGATACTCCAGAGGTACTTATTGTCTCGATCGGTGCCATGTCTGCGCGCAGCCTCGAAGCGGCAAAGCTACTAGGGGAGCAGGGCATTAATGTCACGGTCATCGATCCGCGCTGGGTAGCACCGGTGGCCGGCTCCGTGGTGGCCCTCGCCGCCGATCATGATCTGGTGGTTACGGCGGAGGACGGCCTTATTCGTGGGGGCATCGGATCCATGATCGCAGAAGCCCTAAGCGCGGCCGAGGTGGATACTCCCGTGCGCCGGTTAGGCGCACCAGGCTATTTCCCCAAGCATGGCTCGCGGGGAGAGGTTCTCGAGGAATTTGGTCTCACCCCGCAACTCATTGCGTCATCGATTGTTGAATGGGTAGAAAACCTCACCGCAGACGCCACCGCGCTGGATTAA
- a CDS encoding class I SAM-dependent RNA methyltransferase gives MTESTMSRGDSLEVTIDRMAHGGEGIGQAPDGRVVFVPRAFPGDVVKATAGRVKKSFIKAELESVLSPGPLRVPSSCPAAAQGAGCCDFAELDPAAETGIKAEILSEQLRRTGVVTGEELNIEQHTLEPVRGWRTRVRWGVDKQGRAGTRQRRSNELVTGAACTQLAPGLAEGLVGESARRFTPGAEVIAVLDGEGNRHVVETRKAPRGRRVETIREVVEGSGKVHEHVDGRTFSFPATAFWQAHSQAPAAYTELIAEWLGGREYQEHTAWDLYGGVGLFVPALAHAVQGKVISVDYSPAATAGEQAGLSDCDVEVKSAKVEQVAAQLPKPGAVVLDPPRTGAGEDVIRSVAAAAPQAVVHVGCDPATFARDLGYWNQHGYGIEKMALINAFPGTHHFETIALITPA, from the coding sequence ATGACTGAATCAACGATGAGCCGTGGCGATAGTCTTGAGGTCACCATTGACCGCATGGCGCACGGCGGGGAAGGAATTGGCCAGGCGCCGGATGGGCGAGTGGTATTCGTTCCTCGCGCTTTTCCCGGCGACGTCGTAAAAGCTACGGCCGGCCGTGTAAAGAAGTCGTTTATTAAAGCGGAACTGGAAAGCGTACTAAGCCCTGGGCCGCTGCGCGTGCCATCGTCTTGTCCCGCTGCCGCGCAGGGAGCAGGTTGCTGTGATTTCGCTGAGCTGGATCCCGCGGCCGAAACCGGAATCAAGGCAGAGATCTTGTCGGAGCAGCTGCGCCGCACCGGCGTTGTCACCGGCGAGGAACTGAACATTGAGCAGCACACCCTAGAGCCGGTTCGGGGATGGCGCACGCGGGTGAGGTGGGGCGTCGACAAGCAAGGGCGCGCCGGAACCCGTCAGCGTCGGTCCAATGAGCTTGTTACGGGCGCTGCTTGTACGCAGCTGGCTCCGGGATTGGCAGAGGGGCTCGTTGGAGAGAGCGCGCGCCGGTTTACCCCAGGCGCTGAGGTCATCGCCGTTCTCGATGGTGAGGGCAACCGCCACGTGGTAGAAACCCGCAAGGCCCCGCGCGGGCGCCGCGTGGAGACCATCCGTGAGGTGGTAGAAGGCAGCGGCAAGGTGCACGAGCATGTCGACGGGCGGACGTTTAGCTTTCCTGCTACCGCCTTCTGGCAGGCCCACAGTCAGGCACCGGCGGCGTATACCGAATTAATAGCGGAGTGGCTCGGCGGCCGCGAGTACCAAGAGCACACCGCCTGGGATCTCTACGGCGGCGTAGGCCTATTCGTTCCCGCACTGGCCCATGCCGTGCAGGGCAAGGTTATCTCTGTGGATTACTCACCGGCGGCTACGGCCGGGGAACAGGCCGGCCTGTCGGACTGCGATGTGGAAGTAAAGTCCGCGAAGGTCGAGCAAGTCGCCGCACAGCTTCCCAAGCCTGGCGCTGTAGTCCTTGATCCGCCGCGCACCGGAGCAGGGGAGGACGTGATTCGTTCCGTGGCGGCCGCTGCACCCCAGGCGGTCGTTCACGTGGGATGTGACCCCGCCACCTTCGCGCGCGACTTGGGATACTGGAACCAGCACGGATACGGAATAGAAAAGATGGCGCTGATCAATGCGTTCCCCGGAACGCACCACTTTGAAACGATTGCGCTTATCACCCCTGCCTAA
- a CDS encoding DUF3093 domain-containing protein, which yields MSDTSATSATPAPSSAASAQGTVDSQVLYRERQWVPWYFWLFAAAIVALTSATAGLNRSMWWTIIPAILLGAIAVWVLITWSNTVIKVERDPDGTRWLTVKDAQLPNDVVSRSITVPKSARRNALGPQFDPAAFLVSHAWVDEHAMMVLNDPEDDTPYWLIASKDPEALLHAFVPEQH from the coding sequence GTGTCTGATACATCTGCTACTTCCGCAACTCCGGCACCGTCAAGCGCCGCTTCGGCACAGGGCACGGTGGACTCTCAAGTGCTCTACCGCGAACGCCAGTGGGTCCCTTGGTACTTTTGGCTATTCGCCGCCGCCATCGTGGCACTTACTTCCGCTACTGCCGGCCTTAACCGCTCCATGTGGTGGACCATTATTCCCGCGATCCTCCTTGGCGCTATCGCAGTGTGGGTACTTATTACCTGGTCCAATACGGTCATCAAGGTAGAGCGTGACCCGGATGGAACGCGTTGGCTCACGGTCAAAGATGCCCAGTTGCCCAACGACGTCGTGTCGCGGTCTATCACCGTTCCCAAATCTGCGCGGCGCAATGCGCTGGGTCCACAATTCGATCCCGCAGCGTTTTTGGTCTCCCACGCTTGGGTGGATGAGCACGCCATGATGGTGCTCAATGATCCAGAGGACGATACTCCTTATTGGCTCATCGCCTCGAAGGATCCGGAGGCTTTGCTCCACGCTTTCGTTCCGGAACAGCACTAA
- a CDS encoding RNA polymerase sigma factor has protein sequence MAATESSDEALGEGENAAEASTPAKKTAKKPAKKTAKKTAKKTARKTAKKTAKKTAKKTTKKSAKKTAKKSAKKATKKTVRKSAAKKQESPAESEKQAQPEVDEELEEDEHDEDVDFDPTNADIEDDDEFEAGEDPEENLDEDDEDEEEDSSSVWDEEESAALRQARKDAQLTASADSVRAYLKQIGKVALLNAEQEVSLAKRIEAGLYAQHRMDEMEKARAEGDKAAKLSPMEKRDLRSIARDGRKAKNHLLEANLRLVVSLAKRYTGRGMAFLDLIQEGNLGLIRAVEKFDYTKGYKFSTYATWWIRQAITRAMADQARTIRIPVHMVEVINKLGRIQRELLQDLGREPTPQELAKEMDITEEKVLEIQQYAREPISLDQTIGDEGDSQLGDFIEDSEAVIAVDAVSFTLLQDQLQDVLTTLSEREAGVVRLRFGLTDGMPRTLDEIGQVYGVTRERIRQIESKTMSKLRHPSRSQVLRDYLD, from the coding sequence GTGGCAGCCACTGAATCTTCAGACGAGGCACTCGGCGAGGGCGAAAACGCCGCTGAGGCATCTACTCCTGCAAAGAAGACCGCCAAGAAGCCGGCAAAGAAAACCGCGAAGAAGACGGCTAAAAAGACGGCCAGAAAGACCGCTAAGAAAACAGCCAAGAAGACCGCAAAAAAGACCACTAAGAAGTCGGCCAAAAAGACTGCGAAGAAGTCCGCCAAGAAGGCCACTAAAAAGACGGTCCGTAAGTCCGCGGCCAAAAAGCAAGAGTCCCCAGCCGAGTCCGAAAAGCAGGCGCAGCCGGAGGTAGACGAAGAGCTCGAAGAAGACGAGCACGATGAAGACGTCGACTTCGATCCCACCAATGCGGACATCGAAGACGATGATGAATTCGAAGCCGGCGAGGACCCAGAAGAGAACTTGGACGAAGACGATGAGGACGAAGAGGAAGACTCTTCTTCCGTCTGGGACGAAGAGGAGTCGGCAGCGCTGCGCCAAGCGCGCAAGGATGCACAACTGACAGCTTCTGCTGACTCTGTACGTGCCTACCTGAAGCAGATTGGTAAGGTAGCTCTGCTCAACGCCGAGCAAGAGGTTTCCTTGGCCAAGCGCATCGAAGCCGGTCTCTACGCACAACACCGCATGGACGAGATGGAAAAGGCCCGCGCCGAAGGCGATAAGGCTGCCAAGCTCTCCCCCATGGAAAAGCGCGACCTGCGCAGCATCGCCCGTGATGGCCGCAAGGCTAAGAATCACCTGTTGGAGGCCAACCTACGACTAGTTGTCTCCTTGGCCAAGCGCTATACCGGCCGCGGCATGGCCTTCTTGGATCTTATTCAGGAAGGCAACTTGGGCCTTATCCGTGCAGTAGAAAAGTTTGACTACACCAAGGGCTATAAGTTCTCTACCTACGCCACGTGGTGGATCCGCCAGGCTATTACCCGCGCCATGGCTGACCAGGCCCGTACCATCCGCATTCCGGTGCACATGGTGGAAGTCATCAACAAGCTGGGCCGCATCCAGCGCGAGCTGCTGCAGGACTTGGGCCGCGAGCCCACCCCGCAGGAGCTGGCAAAGGAGATGGATATTACCGAGGAAAAGGTTCTCGAAATCCAGCAATATGCACGCGAACCTATCTCCTTGGATCAGACCATCGGCGACGAAGGCGATTCCCAATTGGGTGACTTCATCGAGGACTCCGAGGCCGTCATCGCGGTCGACGCCGTATCCTTCACCTTGCTGCAGGATCAGCTCCAAGACGTGCTGACTACGCTGTCCGAGCGTGAAGCCGGCGTGGTTCGCCTCCGCTTTGGCTTGACCGACGGCATGCCGCGCACTTTAGACGAGATTGGCCAGGTCTACGGAGTTACCCGCGAGCGCATTCGCCAGATCGAGTCCAAGACGATGTCGAAGCTGCGCCACCCATCTCGTTCACAGGTTCTGCGCGATTACCTCGACTAA
- a CDS encoding inositol monophosphatase family protein, which produces MPDSLEEGTIVGMTEQIDFLQLRDFAVSTAARAAELITARRAELVAGEGIAAHTHTKSSDVDPVTEVDTATEEFIATTIRTQHPGDGIFGEEGANVESTSGVTWIVDPIDGTVNFLYGVPDYAVSIGAEYQGHLVAGAVVNVARGRTYAAAAGQGATVTGPDGIEHALRCGQTQDPALALVATGFGYGADRRAAQAELLTKLLPNVRDIRRIGAAALDLCRVAEGTVDAYFEHGINAWDFAAGAIIAREAGAVVRHPGFDKGSADGELTWAAGADLAPAFEKLLAAHGATDALRG; this is translated from the coding sequence ATGCCCGACAGTCTAGAAGAAGGCACAATAGTTGGCATGACTGAGCAGATCGATTTTCTCCAATTGCGGGATTTTGCCGTTTCTACCGCCGCGCGGGCTGCGGAGTTAATTACTGCGCGGCGCGCAGAACTCGTAGCAGGCGAGGGCATCGCGGCGCATACCCACACCAAGTCCAGCGACGTAGATCCAGTAACGGAGGTCGATACCGCGACAGAGGAGTTCATTGCCACCACCATCCGCACCCAGCACCCCGGGGACGGAATCTTTGGCGAAGAAGGCGCCAATGTGGAATCGACGAGTGGTGTTACCTGGATTGTCGATCCGATTGACGGCACCGTGAATTTCCTCTACGGAGTGCCGGACTACGCCGTATCCATTGGTGCAGAGTACCAAGGGCACCTCGTAGCTGGCGCAGTGGTCAACGTGGCGCGCGGGCGCACCTATGCTGCCGCAGCCGGCCAGGGTGCCACGGTAACCGGCCCAGACGGAATTGAGCACGCACTGCGGTGTGGCCAGACACAAGATCCTGCGTTGGCCTTGGTTGCCACCGGCTTTGGTTACGGAGCTGACCGGCGTGCGGCCCAAGCGGAGCTTCTTACCAAGCTTCTGCCTAATGTGCGTGATATTCGCCGCATCGGCGCTGCCGCGCTCGACCTATGCAGGGTGGCAGAGGGAACCGTTGATGCCTACTTTGAGCACGGCATCAACGCGTGGGACTTCGCTGCTGGGGCAATCATTGCCCGCGAGGCAGGTGCAGTGGTGCGCCATCCAGGCTTTGATAAAGGCTCCGCTGACGGTGAACTTACCTGGGCCGCGGGGGCAGATTTGGCCCCCGCATTCGAAAAGCTTTTAGCAGCGCACGGGGCCACGGACGCGCTGCGGGGGTAA
- the dut gene encoding dUTP diphosphatase produces the protein MTDSIPHSQSESPFGDIKVKRLDKELPLPHRAHRGDAGADLYAAESLTLQPGERALVGTGIAIALPLGTVGLIHPRSGLAAKQGLSIVNTPGTVDADYRGEIKVCLINHDRHAPIEIERGMRIAQLVVQRVELVGFAEVEELDDTVRGAGGYGSTGV, from the coding sequence GTGACTGACTCGATTCCGCATTCTCAATCAGAAAGCCCCTTTGGGGACATTAAAGTCAAGCGCCTGGATAAGGAGCTTCCACTGCCGCACCGCGCCCACCGTGGTGACGCCGGTGCGGACCTCTATGCAGCAGAATCTCTTACTCTGCAACCCGGCGAGCGCGCCCTCGTCGGCACCGGGATTGCCATTGCGCTGCCACTAGGAACAGTTGGTTTAATTCACCCGCGCTCCGGACTAGCCGCCAAGCAGGGGCTATCCATTGTCAATACCCCGGGCACGGTGGATGCCGATTACCGCGGGGAGATCAAGGTTTGCCTCATCAACCACGACCGGCACGCTCCCATTGAGATCGAACGCGGAATGCGCATCGCTCAGCTCGTGGTCCAGCGCGTAGAGCTGGTGGGGTTTGCTGAGGTTGAAGAGTTGGATGACACCGTCCGCGGAGCCGGCGGCTATGGCTCTACCGGTGTGTAG
- a CDS encoding DUF4193 domain-containing protein, whose product MATDYDAPRRRAEDELETDSLEGLKAAESDNNGMDDDGEIVEAFQPPSVDLTGEELNVEVVPRQENEFTCGSCFLVQSNKRYSHEEDGQPICKDCA is encoded by the coding sequence ATGGCCACCGATTATGACGCACCGCGCCGGCGCGCGGAAGATGAACTCGAAACTGACTCCCTAGAAGGACTCAAAGCCGCTGAGAGCGATAACAACGGCATGGACGATGACGGAGAAATCGTCGAAGCATTCCAGCCGCCATCAGTAGACCTCACGGGCGAGGAGCTTAATGTTGAGGTAGTTCCACGTCAGGAAAATGAGTTTACTTGCGGTTCGTGTTTCCTAGTGCAGTCCAATAAGCGTTACTCCCACGAAGAGGACGGCCAGCCAATCTGCAAGGATTGCGCCTAA
- a CDS encoding DUF3159 domain-containing protein encodes MTHSSSPHPSPDAKNLDSEESAAEPTLLEQMGGLSGLVSATLPVLVLIPVNNFFGLGPALAAALGVAVVIALWRVVRKETLQPAISGLLGVALCAAIAWFTGDAKGYFLYGIWMSLALCIAAVLSILFRWPAVGVIWKGINGEEMQWQKVAQARRAYAIATGGWAVIFLARFVVQRAIYDADATTALGVTRILMGWPLTLLVTALTVWMVRRADAAVDAAAGTGEHTNAEREQKSEAEND; translated from the coding sequence GTGACACATTCTTCCTCGCCGCACCCTTCCCCGGACGCTAAGAACCTGGACTCTGAGGAGTCTGCTGCCGAACCCACCTTGCTGGAGCAGATGGGTGGCTTATCAGGGCTCGTGTCGGCCACCTTGCCGGTCCTTGTACTGATTCCTGTCAATAATTTCTTTGGGCTGGGGCCAGCCTTGGCGGCGGCGCTCGGCGTGGCCGTTGTTATTGCACTCTGGAGGGTTGTCCGTAAAGAGACCCTGCAGCCGGCCATATCGGGTCTGCTGGGAGTGGCTCTTTGCGCTGCCATCGCCTGGTTTACCGGTGACGCCAAAGGGTATTTCTTGTACGGCATCTGGATGTCGTTGGCACTGTGCATTGCCGCGGTACTATCAATCCTCTTCCGGTGGCCCGCTGTGGGTGTCATCTGGAAGGGGATTAATGGCGAGGAAATGCAGTGGCAAAAGGTTGCTCAGGCGCGCCGGGCTTATGCCATCGCTACCGGCGGGTGGGCGGTCATCTTCCTGGCCCGCTTTGTTGTTCAGCGCGCCATTTATGATGCGGATGCAACCACTGCCTTAGGGGTGACCCGAATCCTGATGGGGTGGCCATTGACGCTTCTAGTTACGGCGCTGACCGTGTGGATGGTGCGCCGCGCGGATGCAGCCGTGGACGCAGCGGCGGGCACAGGTGAGCACACTAACGCAGAACGAGAACAAAAGTCTGAGGCAGAAAATGACTGA
- a CDS encoding SLC13 family permease — MTTLLSHPSFTAGPVDQHRGPDDVRPTPAQDQPSKPKKLFRRALQTLAALAAAAGAWAAVTPLGGNAPFVATVFPLAEWAWMATKINDTFVALAATVALVVGDALTAEDFFAPLGASLTWLLIGAFVLAAAVTQTGLAVRIAARACTHAVTPRVLVHTVAALAAATAFAVPATSGRAALLLPVFGALATTVAQTQPWLTKVLALLIPTTVQVLTTSGEDPITFTQWLIWGVPYAAIMTVMSAEVILFSFTTPAQRAQPLELDLAEHFKGLDCQPCVLHNGRRRETLIEFLCFCWVTRELHVRESPFFNCSSIS, encoded by the coding sequence ATGACTACCCTGCTTTCCCATCCGTCGTTCACGGCGGGCCCTGTGGACCAACACCGCGGGCCGGACGACGTAAGACCGACGCCCGCACAAGACCAGCCCAGCAAGCCCAAAAAGCTCTTCCGCCGCGCGCTCCAGACACTCGCCGCTCTCGCGGCCGCCGCCGGCGCATGGGCGGCGGTCACGCCGCTGGGTGGCAACGCCCCATTCGTCGCCACAGTCTTCCCACTCGCCGAGTGGGCGTGGATGGCCACGAAGATCAATGACACCTTCGTGGCGCTGGCCGCCACAGTAGCGCTCGTGGTCGGCGACGCGCTGACCGCCGAAGACTTTTTCGCCCCGCTCGGCGCCTCGCTCACGTGGCTGCTCATCGGCGCGTTCGTCCTTGCCGCGGCCGTCACGCAGACCGGCCTGGCGGTGCGCATTGCGGCACGTGCCTGCACCCACGCCGTCACTCCCCGTGTGCTCGTCCACACGGTCGCTGCCCTCGCCGCCGCCACGGCCTTCGCGGTGCCCGCCACGAGCGGACGCGCGGCACTCCTGCTCCCCGTGTTCGGAGCACTGGCCACTACTGTGGCCCAAACGCAGCCGTGGCTGACCAAGGTCCTCGCGCTGCTCATCCCCACCACGGTCCAGGTGCTCACCACCAGCGGCGAAGACCCCATCACCTTCACGCAGTGGCTTATCTGGGGCGTGCCGTACGCCGCGATCATGACCGTCATGAGCGCCGAAGTCATCCTGTTCTCCTTCACCACGCCCGCGCAGCGTGCGCAACCACTGGAGCTTGACCTCGCAGAACACTTCAAGGGACTGGACTGCCAACCATGCGTTCTGCACAATGGAAGACGACGAGAAACGCTGATCGAGTTTCTTTGCTTTTGCTGGGTCACCCGAGAACTCCATGTGCGGGAAAGCCCCTTCTTCAATTGCTCAAGCATCTCCTGA